A window of the Chloroflexus sp. Y-396-1 genome harbors these coding sequences:
- a CDS encoding S41 family peptidase encodes MNTPSALLRQPALDPDGQQLAFITAGDVWLVSIEGGIAERLTAHPARHYQPRFSPDGQRLLFGAGRDGAGDLYVLNLAGGAPQQLTFQDEPCYPQDWASDGEAVYFTSDIEQMGYGIYRVGISGGTPAPIYLEPYEQLDQVAVAPDGQRLAFVNVRERWWRRGPHPFSPNEVWLGPAYPDYRALCQYAGPNGHRLRYAGKLGWPLWAPDGQGLYIVCDYDGHENLWYLPFGEGEPRQITCFREGRLFFPTIARRNGTIVCERGDGQLWRIDPLSGEAAPIPIRVRIDSKRTPVRIERWTSGFSEVHLSPDGKKLAFVARGDVFADFADKETDRDLRQGPAFRITNTPAREWSVAWTPDSQRLIYLSDRHGEVELFCYNFSSGQERQLTHDGRPKMLPRIAPDGKTIAYIRDQMVIETIDIEGESPREVCRARFAVAADLCWSPDSRYLAFIAQDGRLFSNVYVVSASGGEPRQITFLSNLEGGNLCWAPDGSFIIFTTEQYRLEAQIARVDLRPPQPVFRETAFEQLFVKKEEQPAKTDDQSATNARALEPPNTSIVFEGIDRRLRLLTPPQMNAMAGAISPDGKDLLFLASVAGKVDVWTLPLDEPRANQPPRQLTASDTRKGFLQFAPDGRSFYYLEDGQVVVRRFPGGNEPNRLSLRAEVEVDFHREKEQIFIEAWRELRDSFYDPTFRGQDWQAVRDRFAPLISTVQTTEELHTLINLMVGELRTSHLGSGFYSGESDDGFIGILFATEPLLREGRLIVERILPDGPAALAPEPPQPGEELVAIDGTRLNGTISIHKLLLRSAERRVRIRLRANDGNEREIVVRAIGQTAYQKLRYRDWVTTNEQYVHRLSKGQLGYVHIAEMSYSAYQQFLVDLDAETHSKAGVIIDVRYNRGGHTATFILDVLMRRSALRSGFRDLGTTDASHLAGNRVLDRPTVLVTNERSASNTEMLSESYRRLKLGKVVGRPTAGAVIWTYQIQLLDGAWLSLPRLYVVTPEGEDLEGRGRPVDVDVVRPLGEWATGRDSQLEAAITTLLKIVRRRRP; translated from the coding sequence GTGAATACACCGTCTGCGTTGTTGCGCCAACCGGCTCTCGATCCTGATGGTCAACAGCTCGCCTTCATCACCGCTGGAGATGTCTGGCTGGTCTCAATCGAAGGTGGGATTGCTGAACGTCTGACCGCCCATCCAGCACGTCATTATCAGCCGCGCTTCAGTCCCGATGGACAGCGTCTGCTGTTTGGGGCAGGACGTGATGGCGCTGGCGATCTCTATGTTCTTAATCTGGCAGGTGGCGCACCGCAACAACTCACCTTCCAGGATGAACCGTGCTACCCACAGGACTGGGCAAGTGACGGTGAAGCAGTGTATTTCACCAGTGATATTGAACAGATGGGGTATGGCATCTACCGTGTTGGTATATCCGGTGGGACACCAGCGCCAATCTATCTTGAACCATATGAACAGCTCGATCAGGTTGCTGTCGCTCCAGATGGGCAGCGACTGGCATTTGTAAACGTGCGTGAACGCTGGTGGCGACGCGGTCCCCATCCCTTTTCGCCCAATGAAGTCTGGCTAGGCCCAGCCTATCCCGACTATCGAGCGCTCTGTCAGTATGCGGGTCCTAACGGTCATAGGTTGCGCTATGCAGGCAAACTAGGGTGGCCACTGTGGGCACCGGATGGACAGGGATTGTATATTGTCTGCGATTATGACGGGCACGAGAATCTCTGGTATCTTCCCTTTGGCGAAGGTGAGCCACGTCAGATTACCTGCTTTCGTGAAGGCAGATTGTTTTTTCCAACAATCGCCCGCCGGAACGGTACCATTGTCTGCGAACGAGGTGACGGGCAATTGTGGCGTATTGATCCGTTGAGCGGTGAAGCAGCGCCTATTCCTATCCGGGTACGGATCGATAGCAAACGTACTCCGGTGCGGATCGAACGCTGGACGAGTGGCTTCAGCGAGGTTCATCTCAGCCCTGATGGTAAGAAGCTGGCTTTTGTCGCCCGTGGTGATGTTTTTGCCGATTTTGCCGATAAGGAGACGGATCGCGATCTGCGGCAGGGGCCGGCTTTTCGCATTACCAACACGCCAGCCCGCGAGTGGAGTGTTGCTTGGACACCCGATTCGCAGCGCTTGATCTACCTCTCCGACCGTCACGGTGAAGTTGAACTGTTCTGCTACAATTTCAGCAGTGGTCAGGAACGGCAACTTACCCACGATGGTCGGCCGAAAATGTTACCACGAATTGCCCCTGATGGGAAGACCATTGCATACATCCGTGATCAGATGGTCATTGAGACAATCGATATTGAAGGAGAGTCACCACGTGAAGTATGCCGAGCAAGGTTTGCTGTGGCTGCCGATCTCTGTTGGTCCCCCGATTCACGCTACCTGGCCTTCATCGCACAAGATGGTCGACTCTTCAGCAATGTTTATGTAGTGTCGGCAAGTGGTGGTGAGCCACGTCAGATCACCTTTCTCAGTAACCTGGAAGGAGGGAATCTGTGTTGGGCGCCAGATGGTAGCTTCATCATCTTCACTACCGAACAGTATCGTTTAGAAGCTCAGATCGCTCGTGTCGATCTCCGTCCTCCACAACCGGTTTTTCGCGAAACGGCTTTTGAACAGTTGTTTGTGAAAAAGGAGGAGCAACCGGCCAAAACCGATGATCAATCTGCCACCAATGCCAGAGCACTCGAACCGCCAAACACATCTATCGTCTTTGAAGGGATTGATCGTCGTCTGCGCCTGCTCACACCACCACAAATGAACGCGATGGCGGGAGCCATCAGTCCCGATGGGAAAGACCTGTTATTTCTGGCGTCAGTAGCCGGCAAGGTCGATGTCTGGACCCTCCCCCTCGATGAGCCACGAGCCAATCAGCCGCCACGCCAGTTGACTGCCAGCGACACGCGCAAGGGATTTCTACAGTTTGCCCCTGATGGTCGGAGTTTTTACTATCTTGAAGACGGGCAGGTGGTGGTGCGTCGCTTCCCTGGCGGGAATGAACCAAACCGGCTCTCATTACGGGCCGAAGTAGAGGTTGATTTTCACCGCGAAAAAGAACAAATCTTTATTGAGGCCTGGCGCGAACTCCGCGACAGCTTCTACGATCCAACCTTCCGTGGTCAAGACTGGCAGGCAGTTCGTGACCGCTTTGCCCCCCTGATCAGCACGGTACAAACGACCGAAGAGCTTCATACGCTGATTAACCTGATGGTTGGCGAACTACGGACGTCACACCTAGGTAGTGGCTTTTATAGTGGTGAGAGTGATGACGGCTTTATCGGTATTCTCTTTGCCACCGAACCACTGCTACGTGAAGGTCGGCTTATCGTTGAGCGCATCTTACCCGATGGCCCGGCAGCCCTGGCGCCTGAACCACCACAGCCTGGTGAAGAGCTGGTTGCAATTGATGGCACCCGCCTGAATGGAACCATCTCCATCCATAAGTTACTCTTGCGCAGTGCCGAGCGGCGGGTACGAATCAGATTGCGAGCCAATGACGGTAACGAACGCGAAATCGTCGTTCGTGCGATCGGTCAAACTGCGTACCAGAAATTGCGCTACCGCGATTGGGTGACAACCAACGAGCAGTACGTCCATCGGCTCAGTAAAGGTCAACTCGGCTATGTCCATATTGCCGAGATGAGTTATTCCGCCTATCAACAATTTTTGGTCGATCTCGATGCTGAAACGCACAGCAAGGCCGGTGTCATTATTGATGTGCGGTACAATAGGGGTGGGCATACGGCAACGTTCATTCTTGATGTGCTGATGCGACGTTCGGCATTACGCAGTGGCTTTCGCGATCTTGGCACGACCGACGCCAGTCATCTGGCAGGTAATCGCGTGCTCGACCGACCAACCGTGCTGGTGACTAACGAACGTTCGGCAAGCAACACCGAGATGTTAAGCGAGAGTTATCGGCGGTTGAAGCTCGGTAAAGTAGTAGGCCGCCCAACCGCTGGCGCAGTTATCTGGACATACCAGATTCAGTTGCTCGATGGTGCCTGGCTGAGCCTGCCTCGATTGTACGTGGTGACGCCGGAAGGTGAAGACTTGGAAGGGCGAGGACGACCGGTTGATGTTGATGTTGTCCGGCCACTAGGTGAATGGGCTACAGGACGCGATAGTCAGCTCGAAGCAGCAATCACTACCTTGCTCAAAATCGTTCGGCGAAGACGCCCGTGA
- a CDS encoding hydroxypyruvate isomerase family protein, whose protein sequence is MSTLAPLRFSVCLDMIFTDRPFEQRLEHIADLGFRAYEFWTRRGKDMNITIALQTALRLHCVAIFGSEASPNDPDQRALFREEVTRSAALAVDLACDNLIVHGGISRADLDYASQRACLIEALHEAAETAADAGLNLLLEPRNPLDHPGSFLWSSDEGFAIIRELGKPHVKLLFDCYHQQISEGNLTRRILANLDLIGHIHVADVPGRHEPGTGEINYEHIFGILREHAYSGYVGLEYTPRIDSAASLRAVRMLSQ, encoded by the coding sequence ATGTCGACCCTCGCACCGCTCCGCTTCTCAGTCTGTCTCGATATGATCTTCACCGATCGCCCGTTTGAGCAGCGCCTCGAACACATTGCCGATCTTGGCTTCCGCGCCTACGAATTCTGGACGCGACGGGGCAAGGATATGAACATCACGATTGCCCTGCAAACAGCATTGCGCTTGCACTGTGTAGCCATCTTTGGCAGTGAAGCCTCACCAAACGATCCCGATCAACGTGCCCTCTTTCGTGAAGAAGTGACGCGCAGCGCTGCCCTGGCAGTCGATCTCGCCTGCGATAATCTCATCGTACACGGTGGAATCAGTCGTGCAGACCTGGATTATGCCAGTCAACGGGCATGCCTGATCGAGGCGTTACACGAGGCAGCCGAAACTGCGGCTGATGCTGGTTTAAACTTGTTACTCGAACCGCGCAATCCACTCGACCATCCGGGGAGTTTTCTCTGGTCATCTGATGAGGGATTCGCGATTATTCGTGAGCTTGGGAAACCGCACGTTAAGTTGTTGTTCGACTGCTACCATCAGCAGATCAGTGAAGGCAATCTGACCCGTCGCATTCTCGCGAATCTTGATCTCATCGGTCACATTCATGTGGCAGATGTTCCAGGGCGGCACGAACCTGGTACTGGCGAGATCAACTACGAGCATATCTTCGGGATTCTCCGTGAACACGCCTACAGTGGCTATGTTGGCCTTGAATATACGCCACGGATCGATTCCGCTGCCAGTTTACGTGCAGTACGGATGTTGAGCCAGTGA